AGCTGCCAACTGGGCGCTTTTCGCACGGCCAGCCATCCACCCAGCCAGCGGAGCGCTTGCAGACGTGGTAATCCACACTGACCGCACCTAACCTTACCTCACCTCTGGCAAGCTTCCCGGTCACTGATCACCAGATGGCTTTTGCCAACCTGGCCTGGGTCACTCACACTCCCCCTGCCAGTGCATCTATTTTCAGGAAGCTTCTCTTCTGATGATGGGAGAAACCAAAGACTGCAAGAGACAGAAGGCAGAGCAAAGAACAGcagtggctgctgctgctttgcttTGTTGTTTCGGGTCTCTTGTATCATGCAGAGCGCATTCGGGGCGCATTCCGCTTTGCGCCGAGATCTGAGAAATGTGCGATATTCTTTCAGGGCAGGCACATTCCGATTCAAGACTTGGCTGTCATCTCTCTGTGTGCCAGGTCCTGTTTTCTTAGGTATTATTCCTTCTTATCTCTCTTCCCAGGAGTAGAGTCCCAAAACATGCGATGGCGCAGTCTCCCGAAGTAGCAAGCACCAGCAGGAgcagtcaaggcaaaggcccGCTGCATTGGAGGTAAGGTTGTGCGTGTCGAGAACTGTCTGCACGAATACCAGTTTCTGAGAGATCATTTAATTCGCCTTCCGGTCGATCGAGACGATACATAGACcgctctcttttcttcttctgcgcGCGGCTAAAATCCGTCAAGTGTTTTCCAGACACCCAAGACAGACGCTGTTTACAGTCGTTGTTTACAGtcgcgaagaagaagaagaagcttgaTGCTTGCCTTGCAAGGCGCATATACCGACATGCAGTCTGCGAAACACGGGCTGCTCACCGGGGaagccctccttctcctgggcCTCACCAATAATGACCATGGGGGAAGCCGTTGTTGGTCTGACCATTTAGGACCGCCTGGTATTCTTGGGCACACAACACAAGAGCTCAAATGTAGGGTCAACGCCCTGGGTCCTCTCTGGCCAGTGGCCAAGTCGAGCCCACAGGATGAGAATGCGCCAGAGAGGTTCATGAACCCCCCAAGGTGCCCGTTGCAGCCATCTCGAACCCCTCCATCGGCCAATGACAGTCGCCAGCAAGGTAGCGCAGCAACAGGGGTCTGCTGTAGATGTGCCTGGCACTGATAGGCAGGACTGCCCAAGCCCAGCTGTCGTGGTACAAGAAAATAAACACTGTCACTCGATAGATAAGTATTATCTTGTCCACTACATGGCCAGCAAGGTGGCGCCGTGGCCCTACCTGCAGCAGAGCAGTTGCATTTTCAGATAAAATCTCCGCTGATGGGCAGAGATTCCAGAGATGTATGGTCAGATTCCACGGGAGACACAACGGCGCAAGCCGTCCAGATATCAGACTGGGCTCACCGCAAATGCGCGGGGTTTTGATGGAAAGATTGTGAGATTGTGAGAGATCGCAAAAGATAGGAACGCCGGGCAAACGGGGAGCTTCCGGCATTGACCGAAGCAGCATGGAGAGGCGCACAACTGATATGGGATAGCAAAAAGTCTGAAATGAACTGTTTGCCTGCCCCGCGGCTGGCTCCCCCTCAGTGGCATTAAGGTTGTCTTGGGCCGAGTGTATTCGAGACAAGCCGGCCGTTTGTTCCCTCTTTTTTGGCAATTGTTGTGAGGTAACTTTGTGTGCGCTGCGCGAGTGCGGGTGTGTCGTCCTTGGTTTGTAGAGGGGAGGATCGGGCGCGGCTCGATGCGCTGGCAAAGTTTCAAATGCAAAGCCTGCATCGAATCATCGCGCCAGATTCTCCGAGTTCTCCCAAGTGTCAGACCGTCAACAAAAGGACCCGCAGACCCGCCTATTACCTGTCACTGCTCTATTATTCGTGATTCTTGGTCCTTGGGGACGGCCGTGGTCGCCTCGAAGCTCGCTGTTGCAGAAAACGCtaacaaggtggtggtgatatctCCAAGTCAAGATGCTAGTGTACCCCTCTACGCTCGCCATCCATCACGACTACCGCATGCAGCTCAGGCCCGGACGAGCGCACTTGCGTCCATGGCACTTCCCACCCCGCTCCACCTTTGACGGAGGAGACGGACAGCTGGAGGCGAGCGAGGAAGCGAGGAGAGGAAGCAATTCTCTTTGTGCagtaggggggaggggtcttGGTTGGTGGCGGGTCGTACATGCACGTACATAACATAGAGCTTTGGCTGGACTCCTGGACATTTGCTGGAGGTGAGTGACTGTCAGCGCCAGTGGCTTCCATTCCGTGGATCTTGGCTGCTTCCATGACCGCAACGGCACCCTTGCCCGTTTCCAGCGCCCGATCTGCAACCGCCAGACGCCCTCGATTCCCCTCCTCTTTGCTTGATGTCCCGGCTTTGTCGCAAGAGTCTCTGGCGGGCTTTCCGGACAGGATCCAGCCATTGGTGTCACCAGGTACCACGGCGCATTGTTTTTGGAAGGTTGCGACCACTCCATCCGTCATGTTTGTCGCAACCAAACTCACAGAGACAAAAGAGTCCGTCCACGATCCTGTGGGGCAcacacaagaagaagctccgGCCCCACACCATTGGCTCGTGGCTTTGTTGTTCCCCAGATCTGACCAAACACTTGACACTCCGGAGGAGAACACACAGTAGCTCAGAGCAGGTAGGCATGGTGGCATGCCCTcgcaagaaggagggggacggTCCCTGTTCTCGCCACGCCCACAAAAACCTTGACGTGTGTGCCAATGTCGCAGAAAGGGCACACGTTGCTGATTGCGCTACATAAATCAAAGCTGCGCAAGAGATCGCATCATATTAAGCAGCCTACTCCGCAGCGGAGCGAGTCGCGGAAGAAGCCACCAGCAAAACCCACCCCTGCTATCGACCGACCGTCTCTTCGCGGCAGGACACATCCGTTCCGTTGGCAAAGTCAAAGTTTCAATTGCTCAGGTGGGCGCCGTCTCTTTGTGAGGAGGTAGCGTAGGATTCCACCACATGGCACATGCGATCGAAGCTCAAGttggagggagtggaggggttcttctcctcttgtcACATTCTGCAAGAGGGGTCGAGGACCGTCGAGGCAATTTATGGCCCCGGAGCAGGGTTTCTCGGTGTCGCCTATGGACTGTCCAAACCCCGCGTTGACCGGAGTCCctggaaaaggaagagaaaagTAGAGTTAATACCCGGTTCTCCAGAAGCTCTGGTAGCTTCTCGTGTTGATACACAAGGCGTGCTTCAGCCATTGCTGCGCCGGGTTAGATGACTGGTAGTGCGTAGGTAGGTATCGGCGGCCGTTGGTCAAGTGGCCCGACTTCTccacccaccgccgccgcgctGAAAGTTTTCCTTTGGATGGGGATCCTGGCCCATGGCTGGTTCCGGAATGGCCTCGTCAGGCTGCGATTTATCCTCTTGAGAATctgggagaagagaaagatcGAAATTGGCGACTGACAATAGGAAAGTCATGATTGAATAGAACCTCAAAAGTCCAGCAAGGTTCTCACGTGACAACGCGAACGGGGGCGGGCCCCGGTCTGCCCCGCTACGCGTAAAAGCTGGTGGCAGGGAAAATGAAAAAGACGCAGCAGTGGACCAATAGGAGTGCGGTAAAGAGGAAACAAAGGTAGGTGCCAGCTCTGGGTAGAGATTAGGGTTGATATAAGTCGAGAATGGTTTGTGAGAAATAATGTGGTGGGATTTGCTGTAATTTGCTTAATTAAGGTCCAGGAGAAGTTGACGCGCCGGTCGCGCAAAAGGCCAGTGCCCAGACGGCGGGGCTACGTCACCCCGTGGAAGAGTTATGTAAGCTTTGAGCATGCTTGTTGATTACTGGTGCGAGAGAACACATGCATCGTTAGTCTGCTGGACTTGGGCCTGCAGACTCCACGATGGAGATCAGAACTCCATAGTTGACCTACCCGGCCGGGCTGAGATGGAGAATGGCAAGGCTGtaagtgatgatgataatggcCATGTTCTTCAAATGTGAAATTTCAAAGGGCATTTGATGCTGTTTTGTTCATATCCCAGGAATTGGAACATGTGCATATGATTGGGGTCGCCGTAACAACCCAGACGGGCATGCACGGACCACACCGCCCAAATGGAACTCTGTCTGTGTTTACTTGCATCTTGTCAATAAACACATGGTGAAAAACATTCTCGCTGTTCTCTTTAACCTTTGCTCCACCCGCGACCTCTGCTGTTGGAAGGTTCTTATCGGCATCGCACAGCAATCGTTGCTTCAGGTTCCTCTTACTCATGTCCTTGACCTCAATATAGTGAGTGAAGGCGCGCCCCGCTTGACGCTTGACCGTGTCGAATTTATTGAGGTGCCTTCCCGACACCCACGCGCCCTCCTTCCCGCTGCGCTGGTATTTTTGCGACGCTGTGGCAACCAGCGCCCACGATAGCCTCACCAGCCCCCCGCCTTGCTCTCCTCATTGCTCCGCTTTATATCTCGATGCCCTCAAGCCTATTCGCCGGCTTCCCAGTATTGTCAACAGGAAGAATCCATCCCGAGGGACGACGATAAGTATTCAGTTTCGATTCAGGAGCGGGGACCACCTTTTCTCTGCCCTCTGCTCTCTGCTCTcctcgcaacaacaaccacatcgccttcttccaccacTACCTCACTTTTCCAGAGACCAAAGACTTCTTATCTGACTCGACAACTGCCATCTCAACCGCTCGTCTCATCGTTCCCGCAACCAAGACGATATCCAGAAGGAAAAAGGTCTTTGCGACAACAGCCTCAACCAACATCAAATAGAAGGTAAAAACCCGACATCATGGATGCCAAGGTATGTCTTTCTGCCCAGAACTCCTCCCCACTTCCTCCCTCTACCCAACTCTGCCATCCCATCATCGTTGGTCGCAAGTCCACGAGCGCCCACCTTGCCCCTCCACTTTTGACTTGCTCAGGTGGAAAGCCTCGTGGTCTATTCACCATCTGAAGTCGCTCGAGACGAGCTTCTACATAACCCAGACCGTTCTGCCGAATCTTCCATGACAGACAGGCTAACCAACTTCTCTTCCCGAAATAGCCTCAGCGCCCTCTGCGCATCTACCAAGCCGCCCCTCCTATCACCGAGCACATCCATTCTAACAAGCCCTCCTTGCACCAGCGAAACAAGTCCGTTGGCACCGTCAAGATTATGGCCAACACGGGTGCCCTCAACGCTCCTCCCAAGAGAGTCATCCTCCACGATCTGAGCAACACCAATCGCCCCTTGGCCGACGAGCCCATCGGTAAGGCTGTTCGCGCTCGCGCCAAGTCGGTtgttaatgctgctgctcctaCTGTCGCCGGAGCCGGTCGCaacgacgagaaggagaacCACCAGGTTGCGCCTGCTCCGGTTGCAAAGTCCTACAACGTGGCTCCGGTCGATGTCACAAAGCCCACCGCTCGTAACGCCAACAGCCTCAACCAGCAACGTCCCGTCGGCGCCCTTGCCCAACCTCCTCTGAAGAATGGTGTTCCCAGGAACATCAAGCCCACCATGATCTACAGAGACAGCAATGAGCAGGAAGTCGCCGGTCGTGTCGAGCTTCTTACCAACGTTGACGATCTGGTTGCCATGGTTGACAAGCAGATTAAGCACCCACGTCAATACAAGAGCCAGCCATCCTTGAAGGCAGAGCAAGCCTCCCAGAAGCCGACCCAGTCCAAGGCTGCGGTCCAGACCCAGAAGCTCGCCGAGCTCGATGACGAGAGCGATTTCGATGACAATGTTACCGAGGCGGCTTACGAGGACGCCGTGGAGCAGATTTCGTACGACACCGCCGGCATTGGCAACCGCAATCTGGCTGAGCTCGAGTCCGATGTGTCCGTTTCCATCGCGCAGGTGGCCAAGTCCCTTCCCAcagctgaggaggacgagtATTCGGACGAGGATCACTCGGGTGTTTACGAGGATCATGGATACACGACAGCCCACTCCTATCGGTCTCATGGGGACAACACCACGGGCGGACTGACCACCATGGTGGCTCCTGCTTCCAGCCTCAATGCGCAGAGAGAGCTTGCCATTGCCAAGGACTGGGTTCTTTCTACTCAGACGGAGGAAGAGATTGAGGAAGAGGCCTGGGACGTGAGCATGGTGGCCGAGTATGGCGAAGAGATCTTTGCTTACATGAGACAGCTCGAGGTATGTACTTTTTGCAGTGGAGCGCGTCAGGAGCCACGGAACTAACAGTTTTGTTTTGTGCAGGATTCTATGGTCCCCAATCCCCACTACATGGATAACCAGACCGAAATCCAGTGGTCGATGCGCGCAGTTCTCATGGACTGGTTGATTCAGGTACATCACCGGTTTTGCCTGCTCCCCGAGACGCTGTTTCTCACCGTCAACTACATTGACCGCTTCCTGTCGGTCAAGATTGTCTCGCTCGGCAAGCTCCAGCTTGTCGGCGCCACGGCCCTCTTCGTTGCCGCCAAGTACGAGGAGATCAACTGCCCATCAGTCCAGGAAATTGTGTACATGGTCGACTCGGGCTACAACGTGGACGAGATCCTCAAGGCGGAGCGCTTCATGCTTAGTATGCTTCAGTTTGAGCTCGGCTGGCCCGGTCCCATGAGCTTCCTGCGTCGCATTAGCAAGGCTGATGATTACGAGTTGGAGACTCGCACTCTGGCCAAGTATTTCTTGGAGGTCACCATCATGGACGAGCGCTTTGTTGGCAGCCCTGCCAGCTACATTGCCGCCGGTGCCCACTGCATCTCTCGCATGTTCCTCGAGAAGGGCGATTGGGTATGTTGTTCTTGTCTTGCGTCTTGTGGCATCTCGGATACTAACCGTTCTTCAGACTCTTTCTCACGTTCACTACTCTGGCTACACCTTGAGCCAGCTCAAGCCACTCATCAACATGATGTTTGAATGCTGCCGCGAGCCTCGCAAGCACCACAGCGCCGTCTATGACAAATACTCGTCCCCCAAGTACAAGAACGCCTCGACCTATGTTGAGGCCAAGATGCTTCGTGGGGTGACGCTGTCCTACCTCTACAGCGCCATGGCCGAGGCCGCGAGCTCGTCGGGCTCCGAGTGTGAGGCCTTCCgcaccaaccaccacttGCCTGTTGCCCTTGAGGCCTAAGTCTCGGACCTCGCTTCCGCCCAGAAACCATGTTGACAGGCTCTTCACTTCGATGTACTTGTTCATCATTGCGACAACCTCGAGCATGCATTTGCTGGAAACCGTCGCAGCACCACAGCATGGATCTCctttcttgatcttgccaCGTTGGTGCTTcacctttttgttttctgggCCAGCAAGCGTCTTTTGGCATTTGCCCTCGACACAAACAGACACCAAAACGCTGTGGCAGAGATTTTTTTGGTCTTGCTAtcggccaccaccaaataatttccttgttttcttcgttttcttttcttccgcTTTTATTCTCGCATcaggggttttttttttctttctttccagGCACTCGTCGCAACGTCTCGCTATTTCAATGCAGCCCATCATGCATTAGATTTTTGCGGAACACTGCGTCTTGGCTACTGGGACAGACTTCCAGGATTCGATGCACACAATGTTTTTTTccacgacaaccaccaaaaagtCGACAGAAACATATTCGCCCTTCTGACGATGTGACGAATGCCCTCTCACGATaccttgtctttttttcccatTTCTTTGCGCAAAACTTTCCCTTGTTCTCATGTCAATacggttttcttttttttttgtcacGATTGCGAAGCAATGAAGGTTTaagggttggttggtgatcCTGAGCAAAGCATTCATGGCTGTTATTTACATGGCGTTGTTTGGGTGGTACAAAGGCATTCGGGAATTGGGAGGTTAGGGGGAACattctggtggtgggagggcggtggtggtttaTATGGAAATGATATCCCCGTGGCTTATTGATGACACCTTGAAGAGAGGTGGTCAACAAAGCtgcaagcaagcaaggcgtcttttttttcttctcggtTCTCTTTCTGGGAAATGGAATGGGGGGTTATCTGGGattgtttggggggaggggggggggctggtGTTTTtatgggtgggtgggaaatTGTGTGTTTTTATGTCTgctgccttttttttctttct
The sequence above is a segment of the Podospora pseudocomata strain CBS 415.72m chromosome 2 map unlocalized CBS415.72m_2, whole genome shotgun sequence genome. Coding sequences within it:
- the CLB4 gene encoding B-type cyclin (COG:D; EggNog:ENOG503NWN7), with translation MDAKPQRPLRIYQAAPPITEHIHSNKPSLHQRNKSVGTVKIMANTGALNAPPKRVILHDLSNTNRPLADEPIGKAVRARAKSVVNAAAPTVAGAGRNDEKENHQVAPAPVAKSYNVAPVDVTKPTARNANSLNQQRPVGALAQPPLKNGVPRNIKPTMIYRDSNEQEVAGRVELLTNVDDLVAMVDKQIKHPRQYKSQPSLKAEQASQKPTQSKAAVQTQKLAELDDESDFDDNVTEAAYEDAVEQISYDTAGIGNRNLAELESDVSVSIAQVAKSLPTAEEDEYSDEDHSGVYEDHGYTTAHSYRSHGDNTTGGLTTMVAPASSLNAQRELAIAKDWVLSTQTEEEIEEEAWDVSMVAEYGEEIFAYMRQLEDSMVPNPHYMDNQTEIQWSMRAVLMDWLIQVHHRFCLLPETLFLTVNYIDRFLSVKIVSLGKLQLVGATALFVAAKYEEINCPSVQEIVYMVDSGYNVDEILKAERFMLSMLQFELGWPGPMSFLRRISKADDYELETRTLAKYFLEVTIMDERFVGSPASYIAAGAHCISRMFLEKGDWTLSHVHYSGYTLSQLKPLINMMFECCREPRKHHSAVYDKYSSPKYKNASTYVEAKMLRGVTLSYLYSAMAEAASSSGSECEAFRTNHHLPVALEA